A section of the Paenibacillus odorifer genome encodes:
- a CDS encoding response regulator transcription factor, producing MKRITILIADDEAEIADLVALHLQKEGYHILKVSDGRAAVQAIESQTIDLAILDIMMPGLDGYEVTRHIREHHHLPIIFLSAKTSDLDKITGLVMGADDYMTKPFNPMELVARVNSQLRRSIQFSQPAAITKSVLEVRGLMISPDEHTVTLYGEVIELTPKEFDILHLLVSHPKQVFSAESIFQQVWGDAYYESGNTVMVHIRTLRKKLGEDINKNKFIKTIWGVGYTFNG from the coding sequence ATGAAGCGCATCACCATTTTAATTGCGGATGATGAGGCGGAAATTGCCGACTTGGTGGCCTTGCATTTGCAAAAAGAGGGGTATCATATCCTCAAAGTGTCCGATGGAAGGGCAGCGGTACAAGCCATTGAGTCGCAAACGATAGATTTGGCGATTCTGGATATTATGATGCCGGGGCTGGATGGTTACGAGGTAACCCGCCATATTCGGGAGCATCATCATCTGCCGATTATTTTTCTGAGTGCTAAAACTTCCGATCTTGATAAAATCACCGGACTGGTTATGGGCGCAGATGATTATATGACCAAACCGTTTAATCCAATGGAGCTGGTCGCCCGGGTTAATTCCCAGTTGCGGCGTTCCATACAATTCAGTCAGCCCGCAGCCATAACTAAATCGGTGCTAGAGGTTCGGGGATTGATGATTTCACCGGATGAGCATACGGTTACTCTTTATGGTGAGGTCATAGAGTTAACTCCAAAAGAGTTTGATATTTTGCATTTATTGGTTAGCCATCCCAAGCAGGTGTTTAGTGCGGAGAGCATTTTTCAACAGGTGTGGGGCGATGCTTATTATGAGAGTGGGAACACGGTCATGGTGCATATCCGTACCTTGCGCAAAAAGCTGGGCGAAGACATCAATAAGAATAAATTCATTAAGACGATCTGGGGCGTTGGATATACTTTTAATGGGTAA